A single region of the Maniola jurtina chromosome 6, ilManJurt1.1, whole genome shotgun sequence genome encodes:
- the LOC123866398 gene encoding uncharacterized protein LOC123866398 isoform X2 translates to MYYSSIFLYCFIVVVNLSLSGANPAWNAILPLESNTLSHNGNTIVNIGNGVNRNNVVILDQAGTLGNRFGVDTTPTANQPQAGPSRADGSRKVTSISNVENGLQNSNTVITVNDGQRTVISQNSNSDSLNNDGTSFVLTGNNGLDFFNVGYGSGNQNKVIINNNYY, encoded by the exons ATGTATTACTCGTCAATATTcctttattgttttattgtagTGGTCAACTTGTCCTTATCAGGAGCAAATCCAGCATG GAACGCGATCCTGCCCTTAGAAAGCAATACG TTATCACATAATGGCAATACTATAGTAAATATCGGAAATGGAGTGAACAGAAATAATGTGGTTATATTAGACCAAGCTGGTACACTAGGTAACAGATTCGGTGTCGATACTACGCCAACTGCTAATCAACCTCAAGCAGGACCATCGCGTGCAGATGGGTCCAGAAAAGTTACGTCAATTTCTAATGTTGAAAACGGACTTCAAAACAGCAATACAGTTATAACAGTAAACGATGGCCAAAGAACCGTCATTTCACAAAATAGCAACTCCGATAGTCTCAACAACGATGGCACGAGTTTTGTACTAACCGGAAATAACGGattggatttttttaatgttggcTATGGTTCAGGTAACCAAAATAAAgtgattattaataataattattattag
- the LOC123866399 gene encoding uncharacterized protein LOC123866399 isoform X3: MHYSPILVLVLITILSLSGAYSERYPRDYRKSNYESPLNDEPQDEVLDIGNGNYRKNVIVMEPGNSQPNPLGNRFNADPTRQRTYTTNIGNGNHNHNIIDFGASAPETSDPNGENSGGTSFVHNGNNGLDVFHVGYGKNNQNHITVDGRPIKPRRQQSSQVEAQLKSLLNLATQLQQTVNNLIQEAEKLNI, from the exons ATGCATTATTCGCCCATACTGGTTCTGGTTCTTATAACTATTCTGTCATTATCTGGAGCATATTCTGAAAG GTACCCACGCGACTATCGAAAGAGCAACTATGAATCG CCACTAAACGACGAACCTCAAGATGAAGTCCTAGACATTGGAAATGGAAACTATAGAAAGAATGTTATCGTCATGGAGCCTGGAAATTCTCAGCCTAATCCACTGGGTAATAGATTCAATGCCGATCCTACCCGGCAACGGACTTATACCACTAATATAGGAAACGGCAATCATAATCACAACATAATTGATTTTGGAGCAAGTGCTCCAGAGACCAGTGACCCTAATGGTGAAAATAGCGGAGGAACAAGTTTTGTACACAATGGTAATAATGGATTGGACGTTTTTCATGTTGGCTATGGTAAAAACAACCAAAACCATATTACTGTTGACGGCAGACCCATAAAACCAA GGCGTCAGCAGTCATCCCAAGTTGAAGCCCAATTGAAATCATTGTTGAACTTAGCTACACAATTACAGCAGACTGTAAACAACTTAATTCAAGAAGCGGaaaaactgaatatttga
- the LOC123866399 gene encoding uncharacterized protein LOC123866399 isoform X9 → MHYSPILVLVLITILSLSGAYSERYPRDYRKSNYESPLNDEPQDEVLDIGNGNYRKNVIVMEPGNSQPNPLGRQQSSQVEAQLKSLLNLATQLQQTVNNLIQEAEKLNI, encoded by the exons ATGCATTATTCGCCCATACTGGTTCTGGTTCTTATAACTATTCTGTCATTATCTGGAGCATATTCTGAAAG GTACCCACGCGACTATCGAAAGAGCAACTATGAATCG CCACTAAACGACGAACCTCAAGATGAAGTCCTAGACATTGGAAATGGAAACTATAGAAAGAATGTTATCGTCATGGAGCCTGGAAATTCTCAGCCTAATCCACTGG GGCGTCAGCAGTCATCCCAAGTTGAAGCCCAATTGAAATCATTGTTGAACTTAGCTACACAATTACAGCAGACTGTAAACAACTTAATTCAAGAAGCGGaaaaactgaatatttga
- the LOC123866399 gene encoding uncharacterized protein LOC123866399 isoform X4, which translates to MYYSPILVLVLITILSLSGAYSERYPRDYQKSNYETPLNDERQDEVLDIANGNYRKNVILLEPGVFQRDTHNNPATRLRTYTTNIANGNHNHNIIDFGFDSGSKTDAPETREPNTSDGRPTQPDNNGFITQVSGSQQSPSSSVDDQLKKLQSLNEQLQQIASQLIQEIQTNTAQQ; encoded by the exons ATGTATTATTCGCCCATACTGGTTTTGGTTCTTATAACTATTCTGTCATTATCTGGAGCGTATTCTgaaag GTATCCCCGCGACTATCAGAAGAGCAACTATGAAACG CCTCTAAACGACGAACGTCAAGACGAAGTCTTAGACATTGCAAATGGAAACTATAGAAAGAATGTTATTTTGCTGGAACCTGGTGTTTTTCAGCGTGATACGCACAATAACCCAGCTACCAGGCTAAGGACATACACCACAAATATTGCAAACGGCAATCATAATCACAATATAATTGACTTTGGCTTTGATAGTGGCAGTAAAACCGATGCTCCAGAGACAAGAGAACCTAATACTTCCGACGGCAGGCCCACACAACCAGACAACAACGGCTTTATTACGCAAG TTTCAGGGAGCCAACAGTCACCGTCTTCCAGCGTTGATGACCAGCTGAAGAAATTGCAGAGTTTAAATGAACAATTACAGCAAATTGCAAGTCAATTAATTCAAGAAATACAGACGAATACAGCACAGCAATAA
- the LOC123866399 gene encoding uncharacterized protein LOC123866399 isoform X6, translating to MHYSPILVLVLITILSLSGAYSERYPRDYRKSNYESPLNDEPQDEVLDIGNGNYRKNVIVMEPGNSQPNPLGNRFNADPTRQRTYTTNIGNGNHNHNIIDFGASAPETSDPNGENSGGTSFVHNDCHGSTCEDVKVYLSKNGAAKTNQAFSLLLSSLSIFYLVLI from the exons ATGCATTATTCGCCCATACTGGTTCTGGTTCTTATAACTATTCTGTCATTATCTGGAGCATATTCTGAAAG GTACCCACGCGACTATCGAAAGAGCAACTATGAATCG CCACTAAACGACGAACCTCAAGATGAAGTCCTAGACATTGGAAATGGAAACTATAGAAAGAATGTTATCGTCATGGAGCCTGGAAATTCTCAGCCTAATCCACTGGGTAATAGATTCAATGCCGATCCTACCCGGCAACGGACTTATACCACTAATATAGGAAACGGCAATCATAATCACAACATAATTGATTTTGGAGCAAGTGCTCCAGAGACCAGTGACCCTAATGGTGAAAATAGCGGAGGAACAAGTTTTGTACACAATG ATTGCCACGGGAGTACATGCGAGGACGTGAAAGTGTATCTTAGTAAGAATGGCGCCGCCAAAACAAATCAAGCGTTTTCTCTGTTGCTGTCTTCTCTTAGTATTTTCTACCTGGTTCTAATATAA
- the LOC123866399 gene encoding uncharacterized protein LOC123866399 isoform X7: protein MHYSPILVLVLITILSLSGAYSERYPRDYRKSNYESPLNDEPQDEVLDIGNGNYRKNVIVMEPGNSQPNPLGNRFNADPTRQRTYTTNIGNGNHNHNIIDFGASAPETSDPNGENSGGTSFVHNGRQQSSQVEAQLKSLLNLATQLQQTVNNLIQEAEKLNI, encoded by the exons ATGCATTATTCGCCCATACTGGTTCTGGTTCTTATAACTATTCTGTCATTATCTGGAGCATATTCTGAAAG GTACCCACGCGACTATCGAAAGAGCAACTATGAATCG CCACTAAACGACGAACCTCAAGATGAAGTCCTAGACATTGGAAATGGAAACTATAGAAAGAATGTTATCGTCATGGAGCCTGGAAATTCTCAGCCTAATCCACTGGGTAATAGATTCAATGCCGATCCTACCCGGCAACGGACTTATACCACTAATATAGGAAACGGCAATCATAATCACAACATAATTGATTTTGGAGCAAGTGCTCCAGAGACCAGTGACCCTAATGGTGAAAATAGCGGAGGAACAAGTTTTGTACACAATG GGCGTCAGCAGTCATCCCAAGTTGAAGCCCAATTGAAATCATTGTTGAACTTAGCTACACAATTACAGCAGACTGTAAACAACTTAATTCAAGAAGCGGaaaaactgaatatttga
- the LOC123866399 gene encoding uncharacterized protein LOC123866399 isoform X5, with protein MYYSPILVLVLITILSLSGAYSERYPRDYQKSNYETPLNDERQDEVLDIANGNYRKNVILLEPGVFQRDTHNNPATRLRTYTTNIANGNHNHNIIDFGFDSGSKTDAPETREPNTSDGRPTQPDNNGFITQGSQQSPSSSVDDQLKKLQSLNEQLQQIASQLIQEIQTNTAQQ; from the exons ATGTATTATTCGCCCATACTGGTTTTGGTTCTTATAACTATTCTGTCATTATCTGGAGCGTATTCTgaaag GTATCCCCGCGACTATCAGAAGAGCAACTATGAAACG CCTCTAAACGACGAACGTCAAGACGAAGTCTTAGACATTGCAAATGGAAACTATAGAAAGAATGTTATTTTGCTGGAACCTGGTGTTTTTCAGCGTGATACGCACAATAACCCAGCTACCAGGCTAAGGACATACACCACAAATATTGCAAACGGCAATCATAATCACAATATAATTGACTTTGGCTTTGATAGTGGCAGTAAAACCGATGCTCCAGAGACAAGAGAACCTAATACTTCCGACGGCAGGCCCACACAACCAGACAACAACGGCTTTATTACGCAAG GGAGCCAACAGTCACCGTCTTCCAGCGTTGATGACCAGCTGAAGAAATTGCAGAGTTTAAATGAACAATTACAGCAAATTGCAAGTCAATTAATTCAAGAAATACAGACGAATACAGCACAGCAATAA
- the LOC123866399 gene encoding uncharacterized protein LOC123866399 isoform X2, whose product MYYSPILVLVLITILSLSGAYSERYPRDYRKSNYESPLNDEPQDEVLDIGNGNYRKNVIVMEPGNSQPNPLGNRFNADPTRQRTYTTNIGNGNHNHNIIDFGASAPETSDPNGENSGGTSFVHNGNNGLDVFHVGYGKNNQNHITVDGRPIKPNCHGSTCEDVKVYLSKNGAAKTNQAFSLLLSSLSIFYLVLI is encoded by the exons ATGTATTATTCGCCCATACTGGTTTTGGTTCTTATAACTATTCTGTCATTATCTGGAGCGTATTCTgaaag GTACCCACGCGACTATCGAAAGAGCAACTATGAATCG CCACTAAACGACGAACCTCAAGATGAAGTCCTAGACATTGGAAATGGAAACTATAGAAAGAATGTTATCGTCATGGAGCCTGGAAATTCTCAGCCTAATCCACTGGGTAATAGATTCAATGCCGATCCTACCCGGCAACGGACTTATACCACTAATATAGGAAACGGCAATCATAATCACAACATAATTGATTTTGGAGCAAGTGCTCCAGAGACCAGTGACCCTAATGGTGAAAATAGCGGAGGAACAAGTTTTGTACACAATGGTAATAATGGATTGGACGTTTTTCATGTTGGCTATGGTAAAAACAACCAAAACCATATTACTGTTGACGGCAGACCCATAAAACCAA ATTGCCACGGGAGTACATGCGAGGACGTGAAAGTGTATCTTAGTAAGAATGGCGCCGCCAAAACAAATCAAGCGTTTTCTCTGTTGCTGTCTTCTCTTAGTATTTTCTACCTGGTTCTAATATAA
- the LOC123866402 gene encoding uncharacterized protein LOC123866402 produces MKELLFVSALMLFVWTDAKPGVVTQKPVELQKSVNAEDNHVRVRRGNADYGDYMSQKSRYQSVADFGSGYNNRNTVYFSKGLDTPNQSAIIIGRGSKNTNTVYFGVKPGSVKGDPFTGSFWED; encoded by the exons atgAAAGAATTACTTTTTGTGTCTGCGTTGATGTTGTTCGTATGGACCGACGCGAAACCAGG TGTAGTAACACAGAAACCAGTTGAACTACAAAAATCTGTCAATGCTGAAGACAATCATGTTCGGGTACGGCGAGGG AACGCAGATTATGGGGACTACATGAGCCAGAAATCGCGCTACCAGAGTGTAGCAGATTTTGGAAGTGGATATAATAACCGAAATACAGTTTACTTTAGTAAAGGGCTGGATACGCCTAATCAAAGTGCAATCATAATTGGAAGGGGATCGAAGAACACGAATACGGTTTACTTTGGTGTAAAACCTGGATCAGTCAAGGGAGACCCTTTCACAGGATCATTTTGGGAAGATTAA
- the LOC123866398 gene encoding uncharacterized protein LOC123866398 isoform X1 — MYYSSIFLYCFIVVVNLSLSGANPAWNAILPLESNTLSHNGNTIVNIGNGVNRNNVVILDQAGTLGNRFGVDTTPTANQPQAGPSRADGSRKVTSISNVENGLQNSNTVITVNDGQRTVISQNSNSDSLNNDGTSFVLTGNNGLDFFNVGYGSGSQLLASSSVDNQLKKLHSLSGQLQEITTQLIQEMHKNIAQQ; from the exons ATGTATTACTCGTCAATATTcctttattgttttattgtagTGGTCAACTTGTCCTTATCAGGAGCAAATCCAGCATG GAACGCGATCCTGCCCTTAGAAAGCAATACG TTATCACATAATGGCAATACTATAGTAAATATCGGAAATGGAGTGAACAGAAATAATGTGGTTATATTAGACCAAGCTGGTACACTAGGTAACAGATTCGGTGTCGATACTACGCCAACTGCTAATCAACCTCAAGCAGGACCATCGCGTGCAGATGGGTCCAGAAAAGTTACGTCAATTTCTAATGTTGAAAACGGACTTCAAAACAGCAATACAGTTATAACAGTAAACGATGGCCAAAGAACCGTCATTTCACAAAATAGCAACTCCGATAGTCTCAACAACGATGGCACGAGTTTTGTACTAACCGGAAATAACGGattggatttttttaatgttggcTATGGTTCAG GCAGTCAATTGTTAGCGTCTTCCAGCGTTGACAACCAATTGAAAAAATTGCATAGTTTAAGTGGACAATTACAAGAAATTACGACTCAATTAATTCAAGAAATGCACAAGAATATAGCAcagcaataa
- the LOC123866394 gene encoding putative uncharacterized protein DDB_G0282133 isoform X1, whose protein sequence is MLKMYCSSIFLFSLILIIFLSEKVTGRSQFNDNYEAPQYKRQVEVTDIGNGNHRHNVIDFGPNVNSAGPTQHGRSQPDNRFGDSPLTYNNNPTNPGTPRPNQYLGSTANIGHGYDNRNTVSLNTDPRTLQTQSRPYNTRNNGGTSFLSDAGLFNVGYGINNHNQILVNGRPLQPAAPVNSGSRNPQTENRASNPSNNGGYETRTSTSPVYVNGQPIQPVRNDGAWSTYQANGENIHILNTGSSQPINRGPQLKTLYAVSAQLEQIKAQLRQEAARLNMKLQ, encoded by the exons atgttaaaaatgtattGCTCATCCATATTTCTTTTTagtttgattttgataatatttttatctgaaAAAGTTACCGGACG AAGCCAGTTCAACGACAACTATGAAGCG ccaCAATACAAACGTCAAGTTGAAGTCACGGATATTGGAAATGGCAATCACAGACACAATGTCATAGATTTTGGCCCAAATGTCAATAGTGCTGGTCCCACTCAACACGGTAGATCCCAGCCTGATAACAGATTTGGTGATAGTCCTCTGACGTACAATAACAACCCAACTAACCCAGGAACACCACGTCCAAATCAGTATCTTGGATCTACAGCTAACATTGGACATGGATATGATAACCGCAACACAGTATCACTAAATACCGACCCTAGAACCCTTCAAACCCAAAGCAGACCTTACAATACTAGAAATAATGGTGGAACATCTTTTTTGAGTGACGCTGGTCTTTTCAATGTTGGCTATGGCATAAATAATCATAATCAGATCCTTGTTAACGGCCGACCATTACAACCTGCTGCACCAGTGAATAGTGGCAGCAGAAACCCTCAAACAGAAAACAGAGCTAGCAATCCCAGCAATAATGGTGGCTATGAAACAAGAACTAGTACTAGTCCGGTCTACGTAAATGGCCAACCAATACAACCAGTACGTAATGATGGAGCCTGGAGCACATACCAAGCAAATGGTGAAAATATACACATTTTAAATACAG GAAGTTCACAGCCGATAAACAGAGGTCCTCAATTGAAAACATTGTACGCCGTGTCAGCACAATTAGAGCAAATTAAAGCACAATTGAGACAAGAAGCGGCAAGACTAAACATGAAATTACAGTAA
- the LOC123866394 gene encoding putative uncharacterized protein DDB_G0282133 isoform X4, producing MLKMYCSSIFLFSLILIIFLSEKVTGRSQFNDNYEAPQYKRQVEVTDIGNGNHRHNVIDFGPNVNSAGPTQHGRSQPDNRFGDSPLTYNNNPTNPGTPRPNQYLGSTANIGHGYDNRNTVSLNTDPRTLQTQSRPYNTRNNGGTSFLSDAGLFNVGYGINNHNQILVNGRPLQPAAPVNSGSRNPQTENRASNPSNNGGYETRTSTSPVYVNGQPIQPVRNDGAWSTYQANGENIHILNTDKQYPRLCMQPA from the exons atgttaaaaatgtattGCTCATCCATATTTCTTTTTagtttgattttgataatatttttatctgaaAAAGTTACCGGACG AAGCCAGTTCAACGACAACTATGAAGCG ccaCAATACAAACGTCAAGTTGAAGTCACGGATATTGGAAATGGCAATCACAGACACAATGTCATAGATTTTGGCCCAAATGTCAATAGTGCTGGTCCCACTCAACACGGTAGATCCCAGCCTGATAACAGATTTGGTGATAGTCCTCTGACGTACAATAACAACCCAACTAACCCAGGAACACCACGTCCAAATCAGTATCTTGGATCTACAGCTAACATTGGACATGGATATGATAACCGCAACACAGTATCACTAAATACCGACCCTAGAACCCTTCAAACCCAAAGCAGACCTTACAATACTAGAAATAATGGTGGAACATCTTTTTTGAGTGACGCTGGTCTTTTCAATGTTGGCTATGGCATAAATAATCATAATCAGATCCTTGTTAACGGCCGACCATTACAACCTGCTGCACCAGTGAATAGTGGCAGCAGAAACCCTCAAACAGAAAACAGAGCTAGCAATCCCAGCAATAATGGTGGCTATGAAACAAGAACTAGTACTAGTCCGGTCTACGTAAATGGCCAACCAATACAACCAGTACGTAATGATGGAGCCTGGAGCACATACCAAGCAAATGGTGAAAATATACACATTTTAAATACAG ATAAACAGTATCCCCGCTTGTGCATGCAACCCGCTTGA
- the LOC123866396 gene encoding lisH domain-containing protein C1711.05-like yields the protein MRYLLLIIAVIVTSAFVQGKSLRKVCQDTNDISDEKSLLCKIIKEKINCDSSSSSSSEEDNDGTRKSSCNKNKEQKSDSSSSSSSSSSSSSSEEDDNKCNKKSSCKGKNKCDVSSSSSSSSSSSEEDNDCNKKANDKSSSSSSSSSSSSSEEDNDCNKGRGKKDNDSSSSSSSSSEEDGNSKCQYSKTKSNSHSKKSRHLKKVIIVSSSK from the exons atgcgctatttattattaataatagctGTAATTGTAACATCAGCTTTTGTTCAAGGAAAGTCATTGAG GAAAGTTTGTCAAGACACCAACGACATAAGCGATGAG aaatcattattatgtaaaataattaagGAAAAAATCAATTGCGATagctcatcatcatcgtcatcagaAGAGGATAACGATGGTACAAGG AAATCCTCATGTAACAAGAACAAGGAACAAAAAAgtgattcatcatcatcttcttcttcttcatcaTCGTCGTCGTCATCAGAAGAAgatgataacaagtgtaataAG AAATCTTcttgtaaaggaaaaaataaatgtgACGTGagttcttcatcatcatcatcatcgtcttcatcagaGGAAGATAATGATTGCAATAAG AAAGCTAATGATAAATCTTCATCTTCTTCatcgtcgtcatcatcatcgtcatctgaGGAAGATAATGACTGTAATAAG GGCCGTGGGAAAAAAGACAATGATTCGTCTTCCTCCTCGTCGTCATCGTCTGAAGAGGATGGGAATAGTAAATGTCAATATTCGAAAACTAAATCTAACAGCCAT tccAAGAAGTCGCGTCACTTGAAGAAAGTTATAATAGTAAGCTCTTCAAAGTGA
- the LOC123866399 gene encoding uncharacterized protein LOC123866399 isoform X1, with protein MHYSPILVLVLITILSLSGAYSERYPRDYRKSNYESPLNDEPQDEVLDIGNGNYRKNVIVMEPGNSQPNPLGNRFNADPTRQRTYTTNIGNGNHNHNIIDFGASAPETSDPNGENSGGTSFVHNGNNGLDVFHVGYGKNNQNHITVDGRPIKPNCHGSTCEDVKVYLSKNGAAKTNQAFSLLLSSLSIFYLVLI; from the exons ATGCATTATTCGCCCATACTGGTTCTGGTTCTTATAACTATTCTGTCATTATCTGGAGCATATTCTGAAAG GTACCCACGCGACTATCGAAAGAGCAACTATGAATCG CCACTAAACGACGAACCTCAAGATGAAGTCCTAGACATTGGAAATGGAAACTATAGAAAGAATGTTATCGTCATGGAGCCTGGAAATTCTCAGCCTAATCCACTGGGTAATAGATTCAATGCCGATCCTACCCGGCAACGGACTTATACCACTAATATAGGAAACGGCAATCATAATCACAACATAATTGATTTTGGAGCAAGTGCTCCAGAGACCAGTGACCCTAATGGTGAAAATAGCGGAGGAACAAGTTTTGTACACAATGGTAATAATGGATTGGACGTTTTTCATGTTGGCTATGGTAAAAACAACCAAAACCATATTACTGTTGACGGCAGACCCATAAAACCAA ATTGCCACGGGAGTACATGCGAGGACGTGAAAGTGTATCTTAGTAAGAATGGCGCCGCCAAAACAAATCAAGCGTTTTCTCTGTTGCTGTCTTCTCTTAGTATTTTCTACCTGGTTCTAATATAA
- the LOC123866399 gene encoding uncharacterized protein LOC123866399 isoform X8 produces MHYSPILVLVLITILSLSGAYSERYPRDYRKSNYESPLNDEPQDEVLDIGNGNYRKNVIVMEPGNSQPNPLDCHGSTCEDVKVYLSKNGAAKTNQAFSLLLSSLSIFYLVLI; encoded by the exons ATGCATTATTCGCCCATACTGGTTCTGGTTCTTATAACTATTCTGTCATTATCTGGAGCATATTCTGAAAG GTACCCACGCGACTATCGAAAGAGCAACTATGAATCG CCACTAAACGACGAACCTCAAGATGAAGTCCTAGACATTGGAAATGGAAACTATAGAAAGAATGTTATCGTCATGGAGCCTGGAAATTCTCAGCCTAATCCACTGG ATTGCCACGGGAGTACATGCGAGGACGTGAAAGTGTATCTTAGTAAGAATGGCGCCGCCAAAACAAATCAAGCGTTTTCTCTGTTGCTGTCTTCTCTTAGTATTTTCTACCTGGTTCTAATATAA
- the LOC123866395 gene encoding growth-blocking peptide, long form-like, with product MLYTASVENNLFLELTCSIRDFILSRFINLQGIGHVYLLIITASTNLAHLYHSRFVYKCKMKNLYFIYFCSLLLFQVTNGGLAKGFLGTIHDTAHKVKDGITNAFAPKEDTNNKGPYPHINDVNMNAKEYEPVFIFATSTATPKVKPNIPQAKPTQENHYSEEIPFVFVTSSTTEVTLQVTNSTKSNSTTDNKDGRENFAGGCLPGKRRTTDGRCVDKF from the coding sequence ATGTTGTACACGGCCTCGGTTGAGAACAACTTATTCCTGGAATTAACTTGCTCGATtcgtgattttattttatcacgATTTATAAATCTCCAAGGCATAGGTCACGTTTATCTTCTTATAATTACTGCCAGTACGAACTTAGCTCATTTGTATCATAGCCGTTTTGTGTACAAGTGTAAAATGAAAAACctctattttatttacttttgttcACTACTGTTATTCCAAGTTACAAACGGGGGGTTAGCTAAAGGTTTTTTGGGTACAATTCATGATACTGCTCATAAAGTTAAAGATGGCATTACTAATGCTTTTGCCCCAAAAGAGGATACAAATAACAAGGGACCATATCCTCATATAAATGACGTAAATATGAATGCAAAAGAATATGAGCCAGTCTTTATATTTGCTACATCTACTGCGACTCCAAAAGTGAAGCCAAACATTCCTCAAGCTAAACCAACTCAAGAAAACCACTACTCAGAGGAAATTCCGTTTGTGTTTGTGACATCTTCGACAACTGAAGTTACTCTACAAGTAACCAATAGTACAAAGAGTAATTCAACAACTGATAATAAAGACGGAAGGGAAAACTTTGCTGGTGGTTGCTTGCCTGGAAAAAGACGAACTACAGATGGTAGATGCGTAGATAAGTTTTAA